Part of the Desulfohalovibrio reitneri genome is shown below.
GAAAGCGCGCGGATCGTCGCTCCCCGTGGTACAGTGGATCGCGAGACCGATACGATGACCATGTACCCCGACGTAACCGCCTTTTACGGCGAGGTTATTGTGCGCGGGGAACGCCTCGTTTACCAGGGAAAAACGCGCGAGATCACCATTACAGGCAACGCCACGGTGGATCGCGGCGACGTGCTCATTCAGGCACCCAGGCTGGTCATCGACCTCACGACCAGGGACATGCGCGCCATGGACGGAGTCGAAGTGGAGACGACCATGCGGGGAGCCGCCAAGGACGGAGAGAATCCGAAATGAACAGGCTCATACCGCTTCTTTTGCTGCTCGTATTTCTGGCGCTGCCGGGAACCGTCCGGGCGGCCGAGAAAGTTCCTACCCGTATCACCGCGGACAATTTACAGTATAGCCAGGACCACGACAGCGTCACCTTCACCGGTGACGTACACGTGGTCCGTGGTGAAATGCGGCTTTGGGCGGACAAGCTGACCACCTACCTGGACAAGAAGGGCGGCCAGGGCACCGCGGGGAAAGGCAACGCGGAGCTGGCCTCGGACGCGAACATCACCCGGATCGTCGCGCTGGGCAACGTGCGCATGGAGCACGAGGGCCGCGAAGGTTATTGCGGCAAGGCCGTGTACGATGTCGAGCGGGGTGTCTTGAGCATGCACGACGACCCCGTGGTCATCGACGGCCAGAACAAGCTGCAGGGCGAGGTCATCAAATTCTACGCCGAGGAGAACCGCAGCGAGGTTATCGGTGGCAGCAAACGGGTTGAAGCGCTCTTCTTCACCGACGACAAAAAGCTTGGCGGGGAGCAGGGCAAATGAGCCTCCTGGCGGGCCTCGATCTGCGCAAGCGCTACGGCGCCAAGGAAGTGGTCCGCGGAGTGGACGTCTCCCTGGAGCAGGGGGAAATCGCAGGCATTCTCGGTCCCAACGGCGCGGGAAAGACCACCACTTTCTACATGCTGCTCGGTGTCATCAAGCCCAGCGGCGGCCATGTCTACCTGGACGATGAGGAAATCACCTCCTGGCCCCTGCACGAACGCGCCCGGGCCGGCATCAGCTACCTCCCCCAGGAAAGCTCGGTCTTCCGCAAGCTGACCGTGGGGGAGAACATGGACGTCATCCTGGAACACACCGACCTATCCAGGAGGGAGCGGGAGAAGCGGAAGCATTCCCTGCTCCAGGAGCTAGGCATTTCCAGGCTGGAGGATTCCAAAGCGTATCATCTGTCCGGAGGAGAGCGCCGCAGGCTGGAAATCGCAAGGGCGCTGATTCGCAGACCCAAGTTCATCCTGCTGGACGAACCGTTCGCCGGCATCGATCCCTTGGCGGTTGATGATATCAAGCTCATCATCCGTGCCCTGCGGGACAAGGGCATCGGCATCCTCATTTCGGACCACAATGTGCGCGAGACCCTCTCCATCTGCGACCGCGCCTCCATCGTCTTTGAAGGCACCATCATTCTGAATGGATCGCCGGAGGAAATCGCCGCCAATCCCAAGGCCAGAAAGGTGTATCTTGGGAGCGAGTTCTGTCTGTGAAAAATCGTGCCAACCGGGTAAAATATCGCGTCAATAAAGACTTGCTGTCGTTGCATCCCGCCCCGCTCTGTGGCATACAGCCCGAGTGCCGGACGAAGCGATTTTTTCGATTCTACCAACAGTGGAGCCTTCCGCTTCCCGCCTATCGGGCGGACGCCTCCCGTCAAGGGAATGAATGATTCATGGGCCTTGAACTGCGACAACAGCTCAAGCTGAGCCAACAGCTTGTCATGACGCCGCAACTGCAGCAGGCCATTAAACTGCTGCAACT
Proteins encoded:
- the lptC gene encoding LPS export ABC transporter periplasmic protein LptC; the protein is MSKKLSIAVLALAALVAIGMWGWSLFKPQVEDLADIQARLPADLDVDVSVEGITLSQGKDGKELWTLQASSATYDTEDGSAELENPEIVYFGDSGEESARIVAPRGTVDRETDTMTMYPDVTAFYGEVIVRGERLVYQGKTREITITGNATVDRGDVLIQAPRLVIDLTTRDMRAMDGVEVETTMRGAAKDGENPK
- a CDS encoding LptA/OstA family protein, which produces MNRLIPLLLLLVFLALPGTVRAAEKVPTRITADNLQYSQDHDSVTFTGDVHVVRGEMRLWADKLTTYLDKKGGQGTAGKGNAELASDANITRIVALGNVRMEHEGREGYCGKAVYDVERGVLSMHDDPVVIDGQNKLQGEVIKFYAEENRSEVIGGSKRVEALFFTDDKKLGGEQGK
- the lptB gene encoding LPS export ABC transporter ATP-binding protein, whose amino-acid sequence is MSLLAGLDLRKRYGAKEVVRGVDVSLEQGEIAGILGPNGAGKTTTFYMLLGVIKPSGGHVYLDDEEITSWPLHERARAGISYLPQESSVFRKLTVGENMDVILEHTDLSRREREKRKHSLLQELGISRLEDSKAYHLSGGERRRLEIARALIRRPKFILLDEPFAGIDPLAVDDIKLIIRALRDKGIGILISDHNVRETLSICDRASIVFEGTIILNGSPEEIAANPKARKVYLGSEFCL